GCCTTGAATGACCCGGATCAGGATCGCGGCGACCGCGAGCAGAAGCAGGAGATGGATCAGTCCTCCGACCGTGTATGAGGTCATCAGTCCGACGGCCCAGAGAAGAAGCAACACGACTGCGATCGTCCACAACATGGGAATCCTCCTGTCGATTTTTCACCCGAGATCGGGATGACCGCAGCTTGCGTGCCACCGAGGGCCGCGCGTCGTTGAGGCGTTGCGAGAGAGGGGCTTCGAGGAATTGAACGAGTGCCCGAGGAATCGCCCCGATGTCACGAAGGGAACAAATTCTTGTAGCCCCTACACGGCGCCGGCTCTTTTCCCTGGAATTACATGAGGCTCTTGTCAATAATGCCGTCCTCAAGTCGGCGTGGATCATTTGGGTTGGGGAGCCTGAAGGATTCGCGCATCGAAGGGCCCGGCAATCCCACATGCCGTCGCCCCCGGAAATGGACTTCCAACCTGGACGAACAACCTCGACCGGGGGCTTGTCGTCCTGAGACAAGGCCGTTCTCTCCAAAGCCCGGCCGTTACAGACAACCAAGCCGCAAGGATCGCCCCTCCGTGGATCACGGCACGGCGTGGGCGCTAGGGAATCCTTATGCGATTTTTCGCCCTGTTGGTGGCAGTTCTGGTCCTTCCTGTCGTCTTTCCCAATTCAGCTCGTACCGCCAAGGCGGCGAGCGCGATCGTTCGGTGGCACGCCACCGGCGACGACAGTCTTGTCGGACGAGCGACGATGTACGACCTCCGCTACAGCACGTCGCCGATCACGGTGACGAACTTTCCGTCTGCGAGCGGCGTGGGAGGGGTTCCGCCCCCCGCGCCGGCAGGCACCTACGAGAGTTTCATGGTCACCGGACTCCAGGCGGGAGTGACGTACTACTTCGCCATCAAAGCCCGCGACGAGGCCGGCAACTGGTCCAAGATCTCCAACGTCGTGTCGAAGGTGGCCACGACGACACTCGATGCCGCCGACCAGGTGGCGGTGTTGTCCTTCTCGCAGCCTCGGCCCAATCCGGCGCGGTCCGGCTCCTTGTTCGTGATGCAGCTACCCGCTGCGGCCAATGTGCTGGTCGAGGCGTTCGACGTCGCGGGCAGACGGGTTCGCACGTTGGCGGATCAGCAGTACGCAGCCGGCGAACATCCAGTCCGCTGGGATCTCTACGACCATCAAGGCAGGCGAGTGTCGCCCGGGATGTACAAGGTGCGCGCCCGTCTTGGCTCCACGACCTTTACCCGGAACGTGGTGATCATCTGAGGATTTTTGGGTAGGTAAAACTTCCCTAGCTGAAAAAAAGAACGAGTCTCGACGAGGTGAATGTGGATAACTTCGACGTGGTTTCAATGACTTGCGTGGTTTTGGCAGCTGGCATGGCCGCTGCTCTTGGGATGGTTAGAGTCAGGGAAGCAGTGGTGCGGGTAGTGCTCGTGGCGGGAGCACGACGGCCTTCGAGCGAGGCGAATCAAAGCCGTCGTCGTGAACGCCGCACCCAACGCTCATGGCAACCCGGCAGGTAGCCCTAGCGAGAGCGGTCATACATCAGAGGTCGCCAGAGCCAGCAACGCCTGCACATCGCGGGCCGCTTTCGCCAGGAAGCGGCCCGTCACCTTTTTCCGGTGCTGGCTTGCCTTCGCGCAACGTCGACAGCGGGCGTGCTCTTCACAGGTTGCCCCAGGACTCCGGTCTGAGCCCCAGCTTGCGCATCTTCTTGTAGAGGTGGCTGCGTTCGAGTCCCAGCCGGCTCGCGGCCTGAGTCATGTTCCCCTCCGTGGACTCGAGCGCCGCTTCGATCTCCTTCTTCTCGAACTCCTGGACCGCCTCGGCCAGGCGCCGGCCGCCCGCCGGAACGGGCGTGCGATCGCTCGAAGGCGCCGTGGCGTGCAGCACGCCGCGAATCTGCTCGGCCCCGATCGTCGATCCGGGGTGGAGCATGAGCAGGCGCTCGACCACGTTGTGGAGCTCGCGCACGTTGCCGGGGAATGAATAGCGGGCGAGCTGCTCGATCGCCGGCGGCGCGAATCGCGGAACGCGAATGCCGGTCTCCTTCGCGAAGCGGGCCGCGAAATGCTCGACCAGCGGCGCGATGTCTTCGGCCCGCTCGCGAAGCGGCGGCACGAGGATGGTGAGACCCGCCAGCCGGTAGTAGAGATCCTCGCGGAACTGCTCGGCCGCGATCCGCTGGCGAAGATCGCGATTGGTGGCCGCGACCACCGCGACGTCGACCGCGATCAAGCGGTTGCCGCCGACGCGTGTCACTTCCTTCTCCTGGAGGACCCGCAGCAGCTTGGCCTGTCCGCGCAGGCTCAGGTCGGCCACCTCGTCGAGGAAGAGGGTCCCTCCGTGAGCCTCCTCGAACCGGCCGCGGCGTGCCTGGGTCGCGCCCGTGAAGGCGCCCCGCTCGTGGCCGAACATCTCCGACTCGAACAGATCCTCGGGGATCGCCGAGCAGTTCACCGCGACGAATGGACGCGCCCGCCTCGGACCCGCGGCATGGATGGCTCGCGCCACCAGCTCCTTGCCGGTCCCGTGCTCGCCTTCGATCAGCACGCGGGCGACCGGGTTCCGCCCGGCCGCCTCGATCATCTGCTCCACGCTTCGCAGTGCTGAGGAGCGGCCGACGAGCGGGAGCGCCCACGGGCGGCGGAGCCGTCGATTCTCGGCCTCGAGATCCTGGGTCGCGGTGGCATTGCGAAGCACCACCAGCAGCCGCTCGAGCGAGATCGGTTTCTCCATGAAGTCGAAGGCGCCGCGTCGCGTGGCTTCGACCGCCACATCGATGGTCGCGTGGCCCGACATCACCACCACCACGGTCTCGGGCGTGTGAGCCGCGATCTCGGCCAGCAGATCGAGCCCGCTGCCGTCCGGCAGCAGCACGTCGAGCAGCACCACGTCGCGCGATTCGCGCAGCCGCTCGCGCGCTTCCGCGAGCGTGCCGGCGACATCGGCGTGATAGCCCTCGCGCCCGAGGGCCCCCTGCAGGCTGCTCCGGATGTTGGCTTCATCATCCACGATCAGAAGCGATGACATGCTCAGCTCCCAGGCCTTCGAGGAAGGAAGATGCGAAACGTCGTGCCACCGCCTCCCGCGGCTTCGGCCACGACGGTTCCGCCATGGTCGTGGACGATCCGCTCGACGATGGTGAGTCCCAGTCCGCTGCCCGAGGTCTTGGTCGTGAATCCGGGCACGAACAGGTGGGCCCGCTGCTCCGCGCTCAGGCCGGGACCCGTGTCGCTCACCGTGATCTCCACGCCGCCATCCCGGGCAGCCGCCGCCAGCGTGACGCGTCCATCGCCGTCGATCGCCTCGAGGCCGTTCTTCACCAGGTTGACCAGCGCCTGCCTGAGCTGGGCCGCGTCGGCCGCCAGCGCGCCGTCGAGCTGCGCGCGATCGATGAGCAGCCGGCCTTCGGAGGCCTCGCGCGAATAGAGCGCCTCGAGATCCGCGAACAGATCGGCGACGTCACACGGCGCGAACACCGGCGCCGGAAAACGGCCGAGCTCGGAGAACTCCTCGAGCAGCCGCTTGAGCGCGTGCACCTCTTCGCCCACCGTGCGCACCGCCTGGTCGAGCACTTGCGGAAAGTCGGGACGCTTCTGCTCGTAGCTGCGCTTGAGGTCGGAGATGGAGATCGCGATCGGCGTGAGCGGGTTCTTGATCTCGTGCGCCACTTTCCGGGCCATCTGGCTCCAGGCCGCGTGCCGCTCGCCGATCACGAGCTGCTCGCGATAGCGGCGCAGATCACCGCGCATGCGCTCGAGCGCGGCCACCAGGGTCTGCAGCTCGCCCACGCTCTTCAGGGCGAGCGGCTCTTCCCACTCGCCTCTCGACAGGCGGTCGGCAAAGGCCGCCAGCGTCACCACCGGGCGCGACACCTGGGACGACCACATCACGCCGAGGACGACCGCGATGATGACTCCGAGCAGACCGAGGAGCGCAGCGGTGAGCTGGAGCGTGATGATCGTCCGATCCCCGGCGGCCGCCGGCACGAGACCGATCACCGAGATGGACGAGCCACTCCCCAGATCCAGCGGAAAGCTGCGCGCCAGGTAGGGCTGGCCCGCCACCGTGAGCCGGGACATCACACCGAGGACGTCCGAAGGCCGATCGGGCGATCCCCCGAGCGTCGAGGCCACGACGCGGTCGCCCTCACGGAGCACCAGATCCACGCCGCGCGTCTGCCTGAGGCGCCGGAGGAACGTCGAGTCGAGCGCGAGCCCTCCACGCAGCAGACCCGCGTGCTCGCCCTGATAGAGGATCGGCGCCGCACCCGACATCGACAAGCCGCGCTCCAGGCTGTCGGGCGCCGCACCGGAGCGCGCCTCGCTGCCGGTGACGACGGCGCCTGCCGTGTCCGACACGGCGAGGAAGTCGAGCCCGAGGAGGAAGCGCTTCTCCTCGAGATAACGGCGGAGCTCCTGGCGCTCGTCACCGACCAGATAGAGCCGTTTGAGCGTGACGTCGCGCGCCAGGATTCGCAGCTTCTGCGCGACCTCCTCGGCCTGGACCTCGAGCTCCGACTGCAGCCCGCCGAGTGCCACGTCGAGCCGCTCGCCGGCCTCGGTTCTCATCATGCGCTCCACCCGGAACGAGAGCAGGAAGATGGCGAGCGCGAGCGGAAGCAAGGCGATGAATGCGGAGCCCAGGATGAGCCGAGAGCGGAGCGACTTCATGGCGTGCGCTCGCGGAGCCTGCACTCGAGCGCGTTCACCAGCGCATCGGGGTCGAGCGAGGTGAGGTAGGGCCGAAGCTCCGGTGAGCTGACGACGGGGCAGCGGAGCAGGAAAAGCGACTGGATGCGGGTCGATGCTTCCGTCGAGTCGAGCGAAGCGACGTATCGATCGACGTAGGCGAGCCGAACCCGACGCGCCGTCGGCGGTGCGAAGCGGTCGAGGAATCGCTGCATCTCACGCCAGCCCGGCATGGCGACATCCACCTCGTACCGCACTCGGCCCAGATAACCACCAACGGGATTCCAGGAAACCAGATCACCGCGGAACAACTCGCGGTTCAGCCGGACGAGTGCCGAATCGGCGCCGACCGGAATGGAATCGTCGACGGCCGCCACCATTCCCCGCGAGCGCATCCCATACAGGTGGCTCTGCCAGCGCGACTGCTCTCGCATGTGACGCGACAGCTCGCCCGGCCAGAAGACCGCGACGTCCAGCTCGCCGCGTTCGAGCGCGATCTCCTCATCGTCGGCGTCGTCGAAGAACCGGGCGACCAACGTGTCGGGCCAAGGCGCTCTCAGCTCGACGGCGGGGTCACGCACCCATCGTGCGGATCGCGCGGTGGAATCCGCGGCGTGGTAAGCGCCGGGCGGAAGCACGAGGCCGACTCGCGCGCACGCGAACAGGAGGTTCGATCTCGCCGCGCTCGGATACCCGACCCGAAGCAGCGCACGGGAGGCAAGCTGCGAGCGCTCGGCGACGAGAACCTCGATGCGGCCGAGATCCTTCGGCTTCACCTTCGTCAACGAGCCGGTCTGGATCATCACTTCAGCGAGCTCGCCGTGGAGCGTGCCGGTGACCAATCCGTGCGCGAGGTCGTCCTTGCGGTAGCGGAACGTGACGCGGTCTCCGGAGCGAAGCGCCAGAGAATCCCGCAAGGCGAGATACACATGCCGCTCACGAACGAGCACCACCTTGACGGGCGCGGAGCCGGAGTCACCCCGCCCGGCCAGTGGAATCCCGATCCATGCGAACAGGCTCAAGGCGGCGGCCGGCAGGAGCCGGCTCAGGACCGAGCCGGTCTCCATCAGGCAACGCTCGTGGGATCGGATGGGCGGTGTTCCTCCTGCGACTCGCCGGGAAGCGTCGGGCGTGGGCGACCGCGTGTCAAGTTTGACACGAAAGACCGGTCGCGGCTCGAGGCCACCGTGAGGCAAGTCGCTGCTATCCATGCGAGTCGCTGCAGGGCATGGGACTTGTGATGAGGACCGACCGTGAAGCGGCGACTGGAAGGGTCGCCGCGGCGGACCTGGCCCGTGGGAGAGCCCTTCGCCAGGCGACGGCGGCGGCGCCGGCATCTCGCCGCTCGTCGCAAACCGCCGCCGGTGATGGGGAGAAGCAGATGAGCAACGAATTCGAAAAGGTGTCTCGCGTGGGACGGGGCGCGCTGGCGCTCGCCGGTGGTTTGGCGCTGGCGCTGGTTGGATGCGGAGGCGACCAGAAGGTGAGCGAGCGAGCGGACGCGCCATTGCGGGTGCCGGTCGAGCAGACGGCGACGGTCGCCGCCATGAGCGATGTTCCGTCCGCGGCGCATGAGGAGGCCGAGGTCGTGCCCGCGGCGGACTCGCTGCCGCCGGAGATCGCGGTCGACGTCATGGACCACACCGTCGAGCCCGGAGAGGCCATCGAGATCACGGCGCTTGGCTCGCCGGACGTCCGCGACGTCATCCTGACCGATGGGTTCGGCCGTTCGACGGCGTTCGTCTACGACATTCCTGCCAAGGCCTGGAAGGTCTGGTACCGCGTGCCCATGAAGCACGAGGCGGAGCGGCTCGGTCTGTCCGTGACGGCCAAGAACGACGGCAACCGCTGGCGCCGGGTGTGGCTGTTCCTCGAGGTCGCTCATCCCACCGTTTCGACGGCGACCACCGGAGCGCCGCAGGACTCGACCCGCTGAGCAAGGAAGGACGTGACGGCCGAGGCTCCGGCGGTTCGACACGCCGGAGCTTCGCCGTGCGTCTTCAGGCGATCCTTCCCGAGCAAAGTTCTGGACAAGTCATCGAGCCTTGCCCCAGCATTATTGCAGCGCTGCCGAAAACCATGAGGTGCCGTCCTCGGTTTCGCGGCATCTACATTTCGTGGGACTCATGGGCTTCCGCAGACTCGCATCACTCTACCGACGGCACTTTCGCGATCATCGTCGCGAAAGGATGTTCCTCGCCTCGATCAGCTTCTTCGTCACCTTCGGCGTAACTCGCTGGCTCACGCACGCCTACCGCAACCACGAGGACCCGCTCCAGGTCCACATCGGGGGCGTCCACGTCCATCACCTGGTGTGGGGAATCCTCCTCCTGATCGTGGTCGGCTACATGTGGCTGATCCAGGTCGGAACCAATCACCAGGCGGTGCGGATGGGACGGATCACGTCGATTCTCTGGGGGGTGGGCGCCGCCCTCACACTCGACGAGTTCGCGCTGTGGCTCAATCTCGAGGACGTCTACTGGGAGCGGGAAGGCCGCGCGAGCGTGGACGTCACGCTGATGTACGGCGCGCTGGTCTCCGCCGGCCTGTGGGGAGGCCCGTTCCTTCGCGCGCTCGGGCGCCAGGGGCTGCGCATCCTGGGCTGGTCCTCCAAGCTCCGGGTGCGTCGCC
This region of Candidatus Eisenbacteria bacterium genomic DNA includes:
- a CDS encoding lmo0937 family membrane protein encodes the protein MLWTIAVVLLLLWAVGLMTSYTVGGLIHLLLLLAVAAILIRVIQGRRPV
- a CDS encoding FlgD immunoglobulin-like domain containing protein, which produces MYDLRYSTSPITVTNFPSASGVGGVPPPAPAGTYESFMVTGLQAGVTYYFAIKARDEAGNWSKISNVVSKVATTTLDAADQVAVLSFSQPRPNPARSGSLFVMQLPAAANVLVEAFDVAGRRVRTLADQQYAAGEHPVRWDLYDHQGRRVSPGMYKVRARLGSTTFTRNVVII
- a CDS encoding sigma-54 dependent transcriptional regulator, which gives rise to MSSLLIVDDEANIRSSLQGALGREGYHADVAGTLAEARERLRESRDVVLLDVLLPDGSGLDLLAEIAAHTPETVVVVMSGHATIDVAVEATRRGAFDFMEKPISLERLLVVLRNATATQDLEAENRRLRRPWALPLVGRSSALRSVEQMIEAAGRNPVARVLIEGEHGTGKELVARAIHAAGPRRARPFVAVNCSAIPEDLFESEMFGHERGAFTGATQARRGRFEEAHGGTLFLDEVADLSLRGQAKLLRVLQEKEVTRVGGNRLIAVDVAVVAATNRDLRQRIAAEQFREDLYYRLAGLTILVPPLRERAEDIAPLVEHFAARFAKETGIRVPRFAPPAIEQLARYSFPGNVRELHNVVERLLMLHPGSTIGAEQIRGVLHATAPSSDRTPVPAGGRRLAEAVQEFEKKEIEAALESTEGNMTQAASRLGLERSHLYKKMRKLGLRPESWGNL
- a CDS encoding ATP-binding protein, producing MKSLRSRLILGSAFIALLPLALAIFLLSFRVERMMRTEAGERLDVALGGLQSELEVQAEEVAQKLRILARDVTLKRLYLVGDERQELRRYLEEKRFLLGLDFLAVSDTAGAVVTGSEARSGAAPDSLERGLSMSGAAPILYQGEHAGLLRGGLALDSTFLRRLRQTRGVDLVLREGDRVVASTLGGSPDRPSDVLGVMSRLTVAGQPYLARSFPLDLGSGSSISVIGLVPAAAGDRTIITLQLTAALLGLLGVIIAVVLGVMWSSQVSRPVVTLAAFADRLSRGEWEEPLALKSVGELQTLVAALERMRGDLRRYREQLVIGERHAAWSQMARKVAHEIKNPLTPIAISISDLKRSYEQKRPDFPQVLDQAVRTVGEEVHALKRLLEEFSELGRFPAPVFAPCDVADLFADLEALYSREASEGRLLIDRAQLDGALAADAAQLRQALVNLVKNGLEAIDGDGRVTLAAAARDGGVEITVSDTGPGLSAEQRAHLFVPGFTTKTSGSGLGLTIVERIVHDHGGTVVAEAAGGGGTTFRIFLPRRPGS